The region AACTAATGCTAAAAAAAACgttgaaatgattttttttaataattacagtaattttttattccatattattacgactttttattacatattatttcgatttgttaaacgtaagtatttatgttttgcaggttgatttagaagattatggcgGTGATGGAATTGATTACAGCGATTGGTTTAAGCTAGATCATGGGTTTGATAGTGATGTTGAAGCAATTACTTGGGCTAAGAGTACTGCTATAAAGATTGGATTTGAATTAGTCATTTCGTCACATAAGAACGAGGGGAAAAAGAAGCTTCTACGATGTGCTCGGGGTGAGCGTTACAGAGGTTAATTCACAGATTCTGATTCCTTCATACGGAAAAATACGAAGACAAAAGCGTGTAAgtgcaaatttaaaattattgtcaaATTAGGAAAGACTGCATGGTTTATACTTACAGATCCTGGTATTTCGAGTACACACAACCATGCTCTAGCTGTGTATCCTGAAGGATACCGTCAGATGAGTGGGCTGAGTGGCGAGGCGAAAGAAATTGTGCGAGATATGAGTGCGGCACAAGCGAAGCCGTGTCCTATCATGGCagctttaaaagaaaaagtaccATCTGACAACCCTACAATAAAGCAAGTGTACAACTATAGAGAGACTTTGAGAAAGTCTAGCTTTGAGGGTAGAGATGTGGTTGGGCAATTTTATCACATGGCTCAGCAAAATGATTATGTACACTGGACTCTTGCTGAGGAGGATACAGGTGTGTTGACCCATATTTTCATGGCTCATCCTGATTCAGTTAGACTACTTCGTACGTACTACTGGATCATCGGCATGGACTCCACGTACAAGACGAACAAGTACAAGCTGCCTTTTTTTGAGATTATTGGAATGACTCCTTGCAACAAGAacttcataattgcatatgcaattatgaaggATGAGACTGAAGGGAGCTACAGATGGGTATTGGAGAGACTgaggtatt is a window of Mercurialis annua linkage group LG2, ddMerAnnu1.2, whole genome shotgun sequence DNA encoding:
- the LOC126668530 gene encoding protein FAR1-RELATED SEQUENCE 5-like, yielding MSGLSGEAKEIVRDMSAAQAKPCPIMAALKEKVPSDNPTIKQVYNYRETLRKSSFEGRDVVGQFYHMAQQNDYVHWTLAEEDTGVLTHIFMAHPDSVRLLRTYYWIIGMDSTYKTNKYKLPFFEIIGMTPCNKNFIIAYAIMKDETEGSYRWVLERLRCLIGEHIHPSAILTDRELGLMRPVSEVFPRSSHLLCTWHINKDVEDRVYRISGKNQEFAEIFKNSTWKKIIKAPSFDQYNIAVEHFRDRFKGFPGLIQYIEGTWLGHREKFVSCWTDLVLHFGNTTTCRVESAHAQLKQWLNSSTGALDTV